The following proteins come from a genomic window of Rhodothermales bacterium:
- a CDS encoding Gfo/Idh/MocA family oxidoreductase yields MHTPSKRYALIGAAGFVAPRHMQAIHDTGGTLVAALDPHDSVGILDSYGYDIAFFTEFERFDRHVEKLRRAGQGLDYVSIVSPNYLHDAHIRFALRVGADAICEKPLVLNPWNVDALEQMERESGQRIYNVLQLRLHPAIIALRERVRSGRVAGRRHSIRLTYITSRGTWYTHSWKGDMAKSGGVATNIGIHFFDMLLWIFGPARRSDVTVRESGKMGGTLELENADVEWFLSVDASDLPDEAVHAGMPTWRRLELDGDAFEFSGGFKDLHTRVYEDILSGGGFGLEAARPSIELVHSMR; encoded by the coding sequence ATGCATACACCCTCCAAGCGATACGCGCTCATCGGCGCCGCCGGATTCGTCGCCCCGCGTCACATGCAGGCCATCCACGATACCGGAGGGACACTCGTGGCCGCGCTGGATCCGCATGATTCCGTGGGTATCCTGGATTCCTATGGATACGACATTGCCTTCTTCACGGAGTTCGAGCGGTTTGACCGTCATGTGGAAAAGCTGCGCCGAGCGGGCCAGGGGCTCGATTACGTCAGCATCGTATCGCCCAATTACCTGCACGATGCGCACATCCGCTTCGCCCTGCGCGTGGGCGCCGACGCCATCTGCGAGAAGCCCCTCGTCCTGAACCCGTGGAATGTCGATGCGCTTGAGCAGATGGAGCGGGAATCCGGCCAACGCATCTACAATGTATTGCAGTTGCGTCTGCATCCGGCCATCATAGCGCTGCGTGAGCGGGTCCGGTCGGGACGGGTTGCTGGCCGTCGACACAGCATCCGTCTGACGTACATCACCTCCCGGGGCACCTGGTACACCCACTCATGGAAGGGAGACATGGCGAAGTCGGGTGGCGTAGCGACCAACATCGGCATCCACTTCTTCGACATGCTCCTCTGGATATTCGGTCCGGCGCGCCGATCGGATGTCACGGTCCGGGAGTCCGGCAAGATGGGCGGCACCCTCGAACTGGAGAACGCCGACGTGGAGTGGTTCCTGTCGGTGGATGCATCGGACTTGCCGGACGAAGCCGTGCACGCCGGCATGCCAACGTGGCGTCGCCTGGAATTGGACGGCGATGCGTTCGAGTTCTCGGGAGGCTTCAAGGACCTTCACACCCGGGTCTACGAGGATATTTTATCCGGTGGAGGATTCGGCCTGGAAGCGGCCCGCCCCTCCATCGAATTGGTTCACAGCATGCGCTGA
- the phoU gene encoding phosphate signaling complex protein PhoU, with the protein MSKDMGKKQIHRYLDDEMQQLRGLLIEMFDTVDEQVAAALDALLSQNDELAERVRVGDDRVDALELQVDHLAERILALHQPVASELRFLIVAVKINTDLERIGDHCKNIAKKTLDIKEHSGALAVTRFDDMGDASRKMLRDVQEAFVNRDRRLAERVVRQDSAVDRIHKENFKSLIAFGRENPEHIESMAHAISVSKAIERISDHAKNVAENVIFLVKAVDVRHPGVQQQAD; encoded by the coding sequence ATGAGCAAAGACATGGGCAAGAAGCAGATACATCGTTATTTGGATGATGAGATGCAGCAGCTTCGCGGCTTGCTCATTGAAATGTTCGATACGGTCGACGAGCAAGTGGCCGCGGCACTCGATGCGCTCCTGTCACAGAATGACGAGCTGGCAGAGCGGGTCCGGGTCGGTGACGACCGCGTGGACGCGCTGGAGCTCCAGGTGGATCACCTGGCCGAGCGGATCCTGGCACTGCATCAGCCGGTGGCCAGCGAGCTCCGGTTCCTGATTGTGGCCGTCAAGATCAATACGGACCTGGAACGCATTGGCGATCATTGCAAGAACATTGCCAAGAAGACCCTGGACATCAAGGAGCACTCGGGGGCGCTGGCCGTCACCCGGTTCGATGACATGGGCGACGCATCCCGTAAAATGCTCCGTGACGTCCAGGAAGCCTTCGTGAACCGCGACCGCCGCCTGGCGGAACGCGTGGTCCGGCAGGACTCGGCCGTGGATCGCATCCACAAGGAGAACTTCAAGTCGCTCATTGCCTTCGGACGGGAAAACCCCGAGCACATCGAATCGATGGCGCACGCCATTTCGGTATCGAAGGCCATAGAGCGGATATCCGATCATGCCAAGAACGTGGCCGAGAACGTGATTTTCCTGGTCAAGGCGGTGGACGTCCGGCATCCCGGCGTGCAGCAGCAGGCGGACTGA
- the pstB gene encoding phosphate ABC transporter ATP-binding protein PstB, translating to METKLEARDLNFWYGQTQALTNISLQIKENLVTAFIGPSGCGKSTLLRCFNRMNELIPGTHYTGQILLEGEDLVHADPIMVRRRVGMVFQKPNPFPKSIYQNIAWGARVNGYKGDMDELVERCLRQAALWKEVKDRLDDNAYGLSGGQQQRLCIARALAAEPDVLLMDEPASALDPLATGKLEETIIELKEAYTIVIVTHNMQQASRISDETAFYYLGELIEFNTTDVIFTRPENKRTEDYITGRFG from the coding sequence ATGGAGACCAAACTGGAGGCCCGCGACCTGAACTTCTGGTACGGCCAGACGCAGGCCCTGACGAACATCAGCCTGCAGATCAAGGAAAACCTTGTGACGGCCTTCATTGGCCCCTCAGGATGCGGGAAAAGCACGCTTCTGCGGTGCTTCAACCGGATGAATGAACTCATTCCGGGCACGCACTACACGGGACAGATCCTGCTGGAGGGCGAGGACCTGGTCCACGCCGATCCCATCATGGTCCGCCGCCGCGTGGGCATGGTGTTCCAGAAGCCCAATCCGTTCCCGAAGTCCATCTATCAGAACATTGCATGGGGGGCGCGGGTAAATGGCTACAAAGGTGACATGGACGAGCTCGTGGAGCGATGCCTGCGCCAGGCGGCCCTCTGGAAGGAAGTGAAGGATCGCCTGGACGACAACGCCTACGGTCTGTCCGGTGGTCAGCAACAGCGACTGTGCATTGCGCGGGCGCTCGCGGCTGAACCCGATGTGTTGCTGATGGACGAGCCCGCGAGCGCCCTCGACCCGCTGGCTACCGGAAAACTGGAAGAAACCATTATTGAACTCAAAGAGGCCTACACCATCGTCATCGTGACCCACAACATGCAGCAGGCATCCCGGATAAGCGATGAGACGGCGTTCTACTACCTCGGCGAGCTCATAGAATTCAACACGACGGACGTTATTTTCACGCGTCCTGAGAACAAGCGAACGGAAGATTACATTACCGGACGTTTCGGATGA